A stretch of DNA from Salvelinus sp. IW2-2015 linkage group LG20, ASM291031v2, whole genome shotgun sequence:
TGGTCGCATCAATACCAGCTAAACATTCATTACATGGTCCTCACTTAATAGTTTCAAAACATCATATGTTAGGCAGCTATAACCATCATTTGATCAAACAGTGCATtattggggcggcagcgtagcctagtggttagagcgttggactagtaaccgaaaggttgcaagatcgaatccccaagctgacaaggcacaaatctgtcgttctgcccctgaacaaggcaggcactattcctaggccgtcattgaaaataagaatttgttcttaactgacttgcctggttaaataaagtttatttttattatccTCACTATTCTTTTATTCGCTGGGGACTGCTGCTGTGATGAGCAAgcccctctccctcaatgtccactctgggagagagaaaaaaggattctgattatataacatttcaaaattcAATTGCGGGAAATGCATAACTTTGGAAGCAACTACTGTTGTGCTCAGCTTTGTGTGGGTATATCTTTTTTTCATCTCTTAATAGTGAGGTCAATTAGCCCAAAAATaaattagcctatgatattagtAGACATAaaaggtgtgttcgtaaattcactctggctatctactccaatttcggAGCACTCATttaagtgtgccagagcgcagaataactgatgaatttacgaacgcacaacacctgttgaatattgCCGGTGTCAGTGAACCTTGgcgaaaaaacatatttaaattgttgccagcagcacaggtaCAGTCACTAATGCGCTAGATAACACGAGAACAGCCTAACCTGCTCTGCTagtgcaagtaaaatggtcagagtgaggtcttctctcatttgtgtctgcaaatagctagcatgctaaccaactttagccagttagcttagaTACTTCACTGCGattgaggtcagaacgctcggatcaaccctactcctcggccagagcgtccagtgtgtgctctgaacacTCAGATAGCGAAATGCTCAGAATTTCCTAACAGAATCTGACAATACTCTGAATTTACAATCAGAGCGCACTGACACACTGGAGGCAATTTCTGAACGCACCCAAAGATGTAGGTAAATTAATCTCTGTTGAACAACAAAACTCTGAAAATTCTGGTGCcctattttaacagtaaaatataacaatagcctaattgtcaacccacaattcatgacaatcactggattagctagcacatcaaaatatcttgaatcatgcattcctgcttggactTATTTCTTGAATAGCCTACCATTTCCGTAGTATATTACAGTCTAATGAACTGTGAATGAATTTACAAGGTGATTACAATTTTTTTCTATTGCGTGTTGCCGACCTGAAAAACTGGTGCGACCAAATCATGTACGGGTGCCACCAGATGTAAAAGTTAGTGGCACCAGTGCCACCGggggaaaatgttagtctggagccctgtcaaGGGGTGTTCTTCTGCCTATTTGAAGAGAATCATGCAATAGGATGTTATACTTTTCTGCATGTTGGTAGGACAATGCTGTTTGTACACATGGAAGTCAGTGTtttatgtttactataggttaatgaggCAAATGTGATGACTAAAATTAAAGGACATTTCATTGACTAAAACAGCCCACTGTGTCATTTTGACAATaactagactaaatcattattcaaataaTAAATGCGACCAAGACTTAATTATATTTGTCGAAATGACTAAGACTAAGTCTAAAAAATAGCACTCATTAAACAGAGACAGGACCGCTACCATGCTCTTTAAGAAGAACAATATGAACAAGCCTCGTTCTGGGCCATAAGAGACGAGCACAACTTATCCTCTGAAAATCATTCTCTTAACTCCATATTCCAAATCCATGTAGGGGAAGCTAGTCCCGACTGGCCAACTCCCAACCAAACCCTTATGGAAAGCAGTCAAACCATGATGTATCTTTTTATTTCTCAAAAACAAACAGAATCCAAGCAGTGGCTGAAACAAATCACGATTCTGTCATAGGTGAGAGTCAATCTCGATCCTCTACAAAATTCAGAGGTTATTCAAAGTTAGTCGAGTCCAGCAGAGTAACACTCTCCAGGTTGACATTTCAGTGATAAAGAGACATGTTAAATTTACTCGGATAGTGTGCTGTGCTTTACACACCAGGTCAATTGATGAAACACACACTGCTGTGCCCACTGCAATACAACATACAGGTTCTAGATATTAGAGCAATTACAAGCCCTAGCTATGGTAACTGAATTCCCACAGACATCGCCATAAAACATGATATGGGAAAGCACAGAGCAGGCTGCATGGAAGACCTTTGGAAAATGCAAATAGATGTATTGATCTTTTAGTCATGTCCCCAGTGGTGTCACTCCTGTGTCACCTGAGGGAGTATCAGATAAACCAGCTGACTGTTCTGTCCCCACCTATAAACCTCAGAGGAAATAGGCACCGCTTTAGTTGTCTTGACAACTGATTGGGGATGTGTCCTGTGCCACCCTGAGCAaaactacagtacacacacaacttGAGTCTGGGTCTGTAGGTGTATGAAGCAACTGAATTATAGACAGCCCTAAATCAAATCTGGATGACACACTTGGACAGTCATTGCACTCTTGACCAACAGGTCAGGAATGTCTTGGGCAGCTAAAGATGCACATATTAACATTTTTTAAACAGCATTGAGCAATACAGGGTGGAGGGGGGATTTATTGGCATTGTACTTAAGGTTGGAAGCTAGCTATATTTGGTTGCCATGAAAACCAGGCAGGGAAACCCGGGAAGTCAGACGGGGCTAAGCCTCTGCAAGTTGCATGTTTCGCCAGGAAAGACAGGCTGAACACAACACGGTCTAAAAATAACGGGCTAGCTAGTAGTAATTAGCTTAAGTGTCATGCATGGTGCATGTTAGCCACCCGACCTGAGCAATTACCTTACGTGCTTACTAGCTTGTGAACGATTTACATGGATAcagtagctaactaacgttagttagcgtgGTAGTTTGTGTCCCGCATTACCTGCCATTTGAATTGCATGGTCTTTTCCATTGCGCATAAACATTTCACTGACAATATCTATTCTTGTCTAAACGCGAGCCCCCCGGAGGTGGAACCTTGATAATCTGTCACTCACGAGACCTACCTAAACTTATTGCACCatgttggctaactagctagttaacatcCATTCTCAATGTATAGGTGTAAAGACaaatagttaactagctagctaacgggcTTCCTCCATTAAGATTCATTCAAAGCTAGCATGCTAGAAACCTAGCTAGCTATCGCTGCTGTCTAGGCCTAAACACCGGTATCATGGATCCACATCCTGATCCACCAGGACCAGAACGCTCACAATTTCCTCTCATCTTCCAGAAATACACTGACATGAGacaacaacaaatgttattttaaagTATTGCCACATCGACTCAATAAATTGCATATTAATATACGACGAAATGAGATTTCAAATACTTCAACTCACTATTCCTTGATAAGCACCATCTTCTCCTACCGGGCTGCGGCTGCGCAAGGCTGTAGACGTCATCCGAAATTATCAACAACAAATTGTTGACCGCCCACGAAAGTCGTCGATTGGTCTGAACTTTCTGAACCTTGCAAACTGTGCACCAGTGAGGTGAGGTGGGATGTAGAATGGATATGGATGGGACCATGAATACGTTTAGGTATTCTTCGTGATCAATAACATGTTCGATTGTAATATGTGTGTGATATATGGCTCTGGTTCGAACCATAACAATTTCAAGTTTTTCTGAATAATAGACTTTTCAAATGACAGTACAGGTAGAGAGTACTTTTCTAAACCTATTTCACTATCTCAATATTGATAAAgcaattattacatttacataactaaAATCTGTAGGTGGATTTTGCTCTAAAGAACCAGGATTTCATCAGCTAAGTCCTCACCTCCAACAAGTATCATTACAAATACATCCCATTCCATCTCTTACTGATATGGCAAGCTTGTTCAAATTCTCATTATATAGTCTATAAAATTGATCACACTAGAAAAAATGTCATGTTTGAGGGTTCAGTCCTGATCAAGGAGATAAAAGTCCCGGCAGTCAGTAACATccctcttacatttacatttacatttaagtcatttagcagacgctcttatccagagcgacttacaaattggtgattCAAATTATGAtagtccagtggaacaaccactttacaatagtgcatctaactcttttaaggggggggggggaggggggttagaggattctatctatcctaggtattcctaaagaggtgggttttcaggtgtctccggaaggtggtgattgactcgctgacctggcgtcgtgagggagtttgttccaccattgggtgccagagcagcgaacagttttgactgggtgagcggaactgtacttcctcagaggtagggagcgagcaggccagagtggatgaacgcagtgcccttgtttgggtgtagggcctgatcagagcctgaaggatcagaggtgccgttcccctcacagctccgtagcaagcaccatggtcttgtagcggatgcgagcttcaactggaagccagtggaggagagcggaggagcggggtgacgtgagagaacttgggaaagttgaacaccagacgggctgcggcgttctggatgagttgtaggggtttaatggcacaggcagggagcccagcaacagcgagttgcagtaatccagacgggagatgacaagtgcctggattaggacctgcgccgcttctgcgTGCGCATagttactctgcgaatgttgtagagcatgaacctacaggaacgggtcaccgccttgatgtttagttgagaacgacagggtgttgtccaggatcacgccaaggtcttagcacttggaggagacacaatggagttgtcaaccgtgatggcgagatcatggaacgggcagtccttccccgggaagaagagcagctcgtcttgcgaggttcagcttgaggtggtgatccgtcatccacactgatatgtctgccagacatgcgagatgcgattcaccacctggttatcagagggggaaaggagaagattaattgtgtgtcgtctgcatagcaatgataggagagaccatgtgaggatatgacagagccaagtgttggtgtatagcgagaataggagagggcctagaacagagccctggggaccaCCAGTGGTAGAGCACGTGGTGCGAGAGCAGATTCTCgcccacgccacctggtaggagcgacctgcagggagacgcaatccaagcgtggaccTTGCCGGAGATGCCagctggagagggtggagaggaggatctgatggttcacagtatcaagcagccgaataggtctagaaggatgagagcaagaggagagagagttagctttagcagtgcggagcgctccgtgacacagagaagagcagtctcagttgaaatgactagtcttgaacctgactgattgTGATCAaagaggtcattctgagagagatagcaggagagctggcaaaggacggcacgttcaagagttttggagagaaagaaagaagggatactggtctgtagtttgacatcggagggatcgagtgtagttttttttcagaaggggtgcaactctcgctctcttgaagacggagggacgtagccagcggtcaagatgagttgatgagcgaggtgagtaagggagaagtctccggaaatggtctggagaagagaggaaggggtggtcaagcgggcaggttgttggcgccggccgtcacaagacgcgagatattacgtggagagagggggagaaagaggtcaaagcacagggtgggcagtgtgagcagaacagcgGTGTGTTGACTTAGCAAAcagaggatcggatgtcgtcgaccttcttttcaaatggttgacgaagtcatccgcagagagggaggagggggaggagagggggaggagttcaggagggaggagaaggtgaagagcttcagggttagaggcagatgcttggaattgttaggtggtagaaattggcttagcagcagagacagaagagagaatgagagaggagtgaaagatgCAGGTcgcaggaggcgagttttcctccatttcgctcggctgcccgagccctttctgtgagctgcaatgagtcgtcgagccacgagcAGGAGGGAGGACGAGCCGGCTggagatagggacatagagagtaaAGGAATGCAGAAGGTGAAGAGATGGAGGGTGAAGAGCAGATCAGGAGATAGTTGGAGAAGagttgagcagaggaagagatgataggatgaagaggagagagtagcgggggagagagagcgaaggttgggacggcgcgataccatcgatAGGGGCAGTGGGAagtgtggatgagagagaggagaaaggatacaaggtagtggtcggagacttggagggagttgcatgagattagtggaagaacagcatctagtaaagatgaggtcaagcgtatgcctgcgttgtgagtagggggggaggtgagaggtgaggtcaaaagaggagaggaggaaagagaggcagagaggaagatcaaaggtagacgtggggaggttaaaagtcaccagaactgtgagaggtagccatcctcaggaaaggaacttatcagggcgtcaagctcattgatgaactctccaagggaactggagggcgataaatgataaggatgttaacgcttgaaagggctggtaactgtgacagcatggaatcaaaggagcgatagacagattgggtcagggagaaagagaaattccacttggagagatgaggatcccccCCCCAGTGCACGACCCGTGACCAGAAGCTTCTctgggtgtgcgagaacacgtgggcagacgagcgAGAGAGCAGTAGGATAGCAGTGTTATGCcattggtaatccatgtttccgtccgTGCCCGAATGAGAGggctggagggaagcataggctgagatgaactctgccttgttagCGCACGCAGAGTCGAAGTCCAGagggctgcctgagacctggaatcCACAGGTCGTGCGCCTGGTACACAGGTTAGTAGTGAACACGGGCCACGCTGGTgtgagcgtttgtatggtctgatgagagaagaagagacagggagTAGACAGCCATATGTTGACAGGCTACAAGAAGAGGCcgtacgctaatgcaaaggagattggaatgacaagtggactacacgtctcgaatgttcagaaagttaagcttacgttgcaaaaaatcttattgactaaaatgatatagtactgctggctggtgaaataggctagctagcagtggctgcgttgttgactttgtttgaaagtgtagctggctaggtaacctcgacaattactctagactacacaattatcttggatacaaagacggctatgtagccagctaagatcaaacaaatcaaactgttgtactgtaatgaaatgaaatgtaatactacctgtggagcgaagcggaatgcaactactcgctccaacccagaagtgcgtatcgtagagggagaggcaatagaagtgttgtttcttgtattattgtcttttgtgtctttagaggactgcttcaccttaatgtcccctttcccttttcttctgtccttattttgtcccactttgtcccttctttgtcccttcttctcttctgccaactagacactccttgttagctagctagcttcttccaggaatgtccctagcaactgcctagcaacaggtaaacaacttagctagctaagaaaacggtataattttatgaaaaattgttactttttcaaaagcctttcttatTTGttagctgcttgtttggtctcctattcagtttgcagttttcttttgatttttttcgatgtactttactctaaaaaaaaacattacatttactcTTCATAAACCATTACAAGCTGACAAGAGAGTAAACCTTCTTTATTTAGATTATTTTACTGGGAAAGAGCTGAGATGCATGTTTAAAGCTGCTATATGTAACTCTTCGGGcaaccgaccaaattcacatagaaatggaagttatagatctgtcattcattgaaagcaagtctaagaagctgtatATGTTCTATGTGAGCTATTTCTATGCTCCCTGGTTTTACATCTTTTACTTACAGTTTTGTATACCATTTTCAAACAGCTGGAAATACAatctttttggttatggaaaagatatctcacagcagtttagatggtacaatgattctctacactatacatctCTACACTAAACTAAAATTTGcagaactattagaattttagcaaccaggaaatggcggagtgatttctgcatagtttaTCTTTAACTAGGGTCCACTGGtgcaaaaagtgtgttttaaaaaGACATTGAAACATTGAATAGCAATATATTTCATGCTTTCAGACTGACACTTAATTTACATAGAAAtcgtgtcatgtgccttttcaaaacttcaataaaaatattaaatgtttttatttatttttgtgcacTGTTTGCTTCTTAATATATAAAAACACGTAATACTGATTACAAAGCACAGGATttaatttacaaaacaacaataataacagtTAGGATCCTTGGTAATATCAATTCACAATAATTATATTCAAATAAATCataattaaaacaattccatgtagcATTTTATTGACTTTCGCAAACAGCGAGCGTTTTAGGTAAAAAATAGAAACACCATATTGGTATTTTCAGTCATTCTAACAGTCTGCCTGTATCAAAGTGTCTTTACAGTGTAGGAGGAGGCAAGGGGACTACATGTCAGTGAGGAATCTCAGGCAGATTTCAACCCAGAGTTATACAGAGTCCAGTCTGTCCCCCTCTGTCCTTCAGGGTGACTGCACTCTTCTCCTTTATGACCTGTCCCTGCTctgtccttcctttcctctccactaGGGGGCAGTCAGTCACTGCAAAGTGTCCCATTCCCACTTTCTATTTAACTTATGCAAATCGGAACTTCAGTTTTGGTGGTCCCCATTTGGCCTTCTTGCTAGTGTAATTCAgtccctttcatagcacacagccCAGCTAGTATAAGCCACTAGAAGAGCCTCGGAGTCAGGAGCAGATCTCTAACCATTAAGAGTCTCTAACCCCTCTCAGCATTTAGAGGAGGGGAAGAACTTCCCAGGCGAGGGGAACTTGAAGCCTTTTCCCGAGGGCAGTCTGACGGGGTGTGGGGGTGCTCCGGGACTACCTCCCAAAAAGGAGTCAGTAGCAGTATGAGGAGGAAGCACCACTGGCGGTTTTGAAACCAGCTTTTTGTGTCCGTCAGGTGGGTTGGTAGGGCTCTGGGGCCCCTCAGTGTCCTGGTTCTGGTTGGTGGATCCATGTCTTGGAGAGAGGTGAAGGAGCCCCCGGACATCTTTCTGGACCGTGCTCCTCTTCTTCCCACCACCTCGGAGCACCCTGCCTGGGCCGGGAACCTCCTGCCTCTGGGTGGCGTTGGACCAGAAGGTCTTCAGGTTGTGGATGGCCTGTACCCTCTCGTCCACAAGGCCTGCCCGTTTCAACCGGCCCAGGTCTGGGGTTTCGGCCGGGCTGGAGCGGGCAGAAGTGGAACctgtggaggagaaagagagggcaggGGAAGGGGCCAGGGAGAGGACTGGGGATGCAGCCAAGGATGGGAAGCTGCCGACTGGGGATGGGTGGCCTGAGCTAGGGGAGATGGAGATGCTATTGGGGGAGTGTGAGATGTGGGGGGTGTAAGGGGAGCTGGGATATTTAAGTCTGAGCTGCGCATGGATGTGGGGGTCTGGGGTTCTGGAGGGCGAGGGGttggggtgagagaaagagagggagggagagcgggaggatAGGGTCGGGCTGTTGTAGCCGGAGCTGATCTTCTGTAAGGATGAGGAACGAGAGGGTGGTTTGGACCTGGTGGAGAGAAGGGGcgtggagaggggtgagaggggggaagggagtgGTGAGAGAGGTGAAGCCCGGGCCTGTAGGCTGGCTCTACTACTGGGTCTGCTGAAAGCGCTGGTCTCAGACGAACGGAAGCCCAAACCCCCTGTGGTGGGGGTCAGGCGGGCTGAGGTGCAGGAGGGTCTACGTTCTGGTCCCCttaacccctcctctcctcctccgttgCCTGCCCTTCCTGTCCTCCCCCTCTGGAGGCTCTCCACAGCCTGCATGTGGCTTTGGGTCTCTGACAGGATCCTGCTGGCCAGCTCCTGGGGGtccagaggggtggggggaggctTGTCTTCCTGGGACTTGacggtgctgtctgtctctgtactggactGGTCAGACTCAGAGAGCACCGCCTCTGTACTGACCATCTGACCTTTAGACACGGTCTGAGAGCtggtgaggagaggggggagagatggtTAATTTGATGTGACAAATAGGTAAAGAGGCAAACAGTTGAAGCAAACAGTTAAAAAGCAACAACTTACCCCTGGGACTTAGCGTGTGTGTTAGGGCTGGGGGGTATGGCCAGGGGCGGCAGGGGGACTTTGAGCGGTGAGGTGGGAGTGCTGACACTCCCCTTGGAGGAGACTGAGACGGGGTACCCTCTCCCCACCACGCCTCCCCTTCCCGCTCCTCTAAGGTGTCTGTATCCCCCAGGGAGGGGTAAGGTGTCacactccctcccccctcctccccccagaGGTTCACTGCTGATGATGGAGAAGCCTTCatactcctcctgttcctccccctctgtccctcctctgtgATTTGTCAATCTGTTTCTCGACATGCCTCCTGTGTGTCGGTGCGAGGCGAATAACCCCGCTCCTCCGCGATGCCGCTCCAGCTCCTGCTGCCGTGAGCGCTGGctgatgacatcacttcctgcGGGTTCGGGGCGGGACAGGAAGCTGAGAGAGGAGGTGAGTGAGCTGAGGCTGTAGAGGGAGATGGCGTCACAGGAGAGACCGTCTGCGCCGCCAAGTGGGGGGGAGAAGGGAGGCTGGGGAAGGTTgagggggagggagtgggaggcacactgggaggaggagagagactcaAGAGAGGAAGAGCTGTCCAGGCTGAGGCGTTTGGGCAGCTCCGTAGAGTCTGCAGGGAGAGAGGACaagatggacaggtgagacagaGGTAAGATGAAATGGTGAAACACAATGCAAGTATAGGAATGTTTCACTTGAAGTCTGGATGCCAGACTATGTAACTAACATACATAACAATGTAGAGTTAAAAGAGAGGGCTTGGAGACTCTTACCAAACAGTGCTAGTAGAGACTGCAGAGCAAAGTGCATGGTCCGTCTGATAGCCTGTTTACCAGTCTTCAATAGCACCTCCTCCTGTCCTGCCTCACACAGGTCAAAACCTGGAGGGAAACAGAGAAGTGAAAATAATGACACACCAAACAtctaggctttagctcaatgggctaacacagtcttgtgacataaaggagacctgggttcaaaaccTAGTCGGTCACCCACACTGGCTGTCTAAAAATGAGAAGGGAAAAGCCTCTGCTATTATATATATCCAACTCTCAGTACAGTGATGACTGACTCACCCAGCGCAGCCAGGAACTCATGACAACCAGGAAGTCTCCACAGCTGGACACTAATGGACACCTGGATGGGAGCCAATGAGAACTCCAGCTCCTTGTCACATGACTGCTGCTGAAACAATACCTGGTGAAGCTGGAGACCGGGAGAGGTAAGTTATCACAGCATATTATCACACTATAATTTCTGCCCTGCCCCCCTTTTGTCTCAGTATGAGTTTCTCATGCTAGAAAGCTACAACACACAACTTACCATTCCCACCATATATTTAACAGCCTTCAAGTGGTgggtaagagggagagagcgagagaggacttAAACTGTTAGGAACAGAACATTAGAAAGCAACAGGCCTAGTTAATGAACACCATGCAGGGACTACCACTGTTTATCAGCCATAAAAATGACTCAGGTTATGATGATATTGACCCCATGCAAATATTGCCAGGCTCATCACTATGTATATTCAAATAAAGCATACAGCATGCAAATGAATCAGTGTGCATTGAGGCCTACCTTGTTGATGAGCTGGTCTCCAGTCTCAGCAGCagtgaccagtttacagagagcCTGGAAGGCTGCATGAGGCAGACCTGGACGACAGAGAGCATTGACTGACTGATTACCATGTTGGATCTAGAGTATGGTGCTGTGCTGACAGTCTGATTGGTTAATTGATTGATTCACTCCTAAATTGATAGGTTACCTAGTAGTGACTGCAGGGTGGTGCTGCAGAGCTGCAGCCGATCTCCAGGGTCAGCCGTAGGGAAGAAGACAGCAGCGGGGAGACCACTGCCGGTACCGGAACAGTCTAACCGGAACCCCACAGCTGACAGCAGGGCCTGCCATCCCGGGACCCCACCAACCTGGGTTCATATAAAACAGTTATTCATTATGATTACATAGAATAACTAAGTAATGAGGAACAGCAAATACCTTAAGACATTTGACTGAAGTAAAGatgcagagcacacacacacatatgaaaaCACACACCTTATTCTC
This window harbors:
- the LOC111980031 gene encoding LOW QUALITY PROTEIN: tetratricopeptide repeat protein 28-like (The sequence of the model RefSeq protein was modified relative to this genomic sequence to represent the inferred CDS: substituted 1 base at 1 genomic stop codon); translation: MKEEEGSLQQALVCFEKRLVVAHELGGSGGGEGGGGGGGGKAQAYWELGDLHSQLGNYEQALSCLEHQLNIACTSGNNDLTAKTLAYGSLGRTHHALQNYTQAVMYLQEGLRLAEQCGRREEEAKIRHRLGLSLWASSNLEEAQHQLYRASALFESIRHEAQLSSDYRLSLFDLQTSSYQALQRVLVSLGHYDEALAVAERGRTRAFADLLVERQQGHQPLTSDPYTPTPDPYSPVTVEHILDTVNSQKSLVLYFSLAAGYLYSWLLAPGTGIVKFHEVYLGEGGAELQAAEIQGGGVSGCQTLEQHITAAREALGVDNYYSRCVCISETRAMHRXSVKQQFEERLTSASDPTDFLHSQVSRNNVFSRSGQSLSSLVSSTVSPVRETSSLLCRPAPLTKPPLRALHHLLIAPMEEVLMPGSGAVGRHRQLVLVLEGELYLVPFALLKGSSSNEYLYERFNLLAVPSIGSLGAAAKSHPRHRAPFLYSGGGSMTAVVGAPRLPSRVMERWLWGPLPSAHDEALRLGELLGCQPLTGTQATKERVLAAMSQAECVHFATHVSWKLAALVLSPSQDPGVGSETRPKESAPCGGSLLHESGDVGASTELLEERTEDRGSVCDTESVCDTESVCDAESVCDSPPLQDFLLTAADILDLRLPVKLVVLGSYQECVSRVTSDGVVGLSRAFLTAGVQCVCVSLWPVPMAASKVFTHSFYTALLNGTKASAALSEAMKTLQSSTHFSHPSNWRFFPSIPQVEKSLQRIQSHQSNAMYTSQQSVENKVGGVPGWQALLSAVGFRLDCSGTGSGLPAAVFFPTADPGDRLQLCSTTLQSLLGLPHAAFQALCKLVTAAETGDQLINKAVKYMVGMLHQVLFQQQSCDKELEFSLAPIQVSISVQLWRLPGCHEFLAALGFDLCEAGQEEVLLKTGKQAIRRTMHFALQSLLALFDSTELPKRLSLDSSSSLESLSSSQCASHSLPLNLPQPPFSPPLGGADGLSCDAISLYSLSSLTSSLSFLSRPEPAGSDVISQRSRQQELERHRGGAGLFASHRHTGGMSRNRLTNHRGGTEGEEQEEYEGFSIISSEPLGGGGGRECDTLPLPGGYRHLRGAGRGGVVGRGYPVSVSSKGSVSTPTSPLKVPLPPLAIPPSPNTHAKSQGSQTVSKGQMVSTEAVLSESDQSSTETDSTVKSQEDKPPPTPLDPQELASRILSETQSHMQAVESLQRGRTGRAGNGGGEEGLRGPERRPSCTSARLTPTTGGLGFRSSETSAFSRPSSRASLQARASPLSPLPSPLSPLSTPLLSTRSKPPSRSSSLQKISSGYNSPTLSSRSPSLSFSHPNPSPSRTPDPHIHAQLRLKYPSSPYTPHISHSPNSISISPSSGHPSPVGSFPSLAASPVLSLAPSPALSFSSTGSTSARSSPAETPDLGRLKRAGLVDERVQAIHNLKTFWSNATQRQEVPGPGRVLRGGGKKRSTVQKDVRGLLHLSPRHGSTNQNQDTEGPQSPTNPPDGHKKLVSKPPVVLPPHTATDSFLGGSPGAPPHPVRLPSGKGFKFPSPGKFFPSSKC